The following proteins are encoded in a genomic region of Triticum dicoccoides isolate Atlit2015 ecotype Zavitan chromosome 1B, WEW_v2.0, whole genome shotgun sequence:
- the LOC119338107 gene encoding uncharacterized protein LOC119338107 codes for MRRPNDAGSGGDPGDRMRDDDPAESSRAFDDGGDDDPQQPTPTRASSGDSLWQWRSQGLSEVVLSWSVDQILNKDLLRDKVSKIPETFNSMEQYMTSFFGPLLEEVRDDMSSSMEDISGAPYAKLLSVNAVKKGKGLYEIKLDRWMGVSGSGTDGYRPKAADVLLISETRPANKSDILKQSKSCVIVWINKVQGNKITVKASRWMETGADGDERQQMGVNKYEKLYAEELDKSWEILDQEAMALKSKNSSINEEIRKEPPKGRKPLEKCSDLKELNETGMCGNSSRRWSFYAMHLTNMVTYDRVWVVLRRGLTMDTKVILNMLGKNNNAIRHCNYCSNKSHEEIKDDLCNFKLNVSQLDAIASCISASNCCHRSSVGLVWGPPGTGKTTTLAVTLHMLLMKKQRILACAPTNMAVLQIASRLIGLIEDFSLSHHYSFGDIILYGNKDRLHIGNELSKIYLDDRVRKLLRCFNREVGWKHCVDSVLKFLKHCTSRYKLSLDIQSSSDECSPTFKKYFTSNFSSLAKELVACIDTFFDHLPANTLGKNFDKMMFVKSLVNKVQQLFCADDLSDDYLFTIFKPSDELSDPSIGHHDLTDDATEDLPDHDISLDNPSEINSICIKTLMDLSKMRFPCEENESSIRDLCLKQAKLIFCTASGSFELFRLQGVMPISILVIDEAAQLKESESLVPLLLPGIEHVLLIGDENQLSSLVKSKIAKDADFGRSLYERLCTMGYTKHLLEVQYRMHPCINKFPNANFYGNRILDGPSVKQKDYTKNYLSGSIYGAYSFIHIENDMEMLDDLGQSSKNMIEVAVAANIIERLAKECWEKRQRTSVGVISPYTAQVMAMQEIIGRKFEKHEFLSVTVKSIDGFQGGEEDIILISTVRSNKDGKVGFLSDAGRINVALTRAKHCLWILGNGATLLASNSVWAELVNDSKKRGCFFDALKDKHLAETMRLAIKRNGRTIDAAGVSSWLLRARIRQSQLPGSGGARSINNWQPNGHDLRPNSCHPNRPIFVPSREDIHRTHFQQHRRTFYGGDYNNQSRGIPVDQYWPNRYRPSCDKHGAPEGFRGHVERHPEQHYHSRTDQEPLCSTSRTANGRFTPGSVRRTESHNQTSILGAWQQHSGDHCNRDFQNRTGYPLWPASSQRRFSSYGNADPHLWSMNKEKRLGNHPRRAPYTYRGQAPHQGVGGRGRDVPSFHERATRGVRHEHANNNRMKEPHCWGQNSSSEAVSHDLPVAEQRGVKRDWRKAEASDSPHQDNLKIRLAVESADEPHCEAQDGSSGAASHRLAVPEQPEREGCKPESSYSPRQDNTLVRPESSDQPHGKLQDTSAGAAPYELPAPDQPEMKREECEAEPPVSSRQDNTEASPESLDEPHCQSEDTCSGAASPQLPVPELGRMDIDSCEAEATIIPDINIPLELPAPDQPEMKQDECEAELPVSSRQDNTEASPESLDEPHCQSEEAATLQPPVPELGRMDIDLCEAEATVIPDINISLESVEADS; via the exons ATGCGGCGACctaacgacgccggcagcggcggcGACCCGGGTGACCGGATGCGCGACGACGATCCCGCCGAGTCCTCCCGCGCcttcgacgacggcggcgacgacgacccTCAGCAGCCCACGCCGACGCGGGCCTCCTCCGGCGACTCGCTgtggcagtggcggagccagggccTCTCCGAGGTGGTTCTCTCGTGGTCGGTGGACCAAATCCTCAACAAGGACCTACTCCGCGACAAG GTGTCCAAGATCCCAGAGACATTTAACAGCATGGAGCAGTACATGACATCGTTTTTCGGGCCACTTTTAGAGGAGGTCCGGGATGATATGTCTTCAAGCATGGAGGACATCTCTGGAGCTCCATATGCAAAACTGCTATCAGTCAATGCAGTGAAAAAGGGGAAAGGACTGTATGAGATCAAGCTCGACAGATGGATGGGGGTGTCTGGTTCTGGGACTGATGGATATAGGCCGAAAGCAGCAGATGTGCTACTTATTTCAGAAACAAGACCAGCAAATAAATCCGATATTCTCAAACAGTCCAAATCCTGTGTCATCGTATGGATTAATAAGGTCCAGGGCAATAAGATCACCGTCAAGGCATCACGATGGATGGAGACTGGGGCTGATGGAGATGAACGGCAGCAAATGGGTGTTAACAAGTATGAGAAGTTGTACGCCGAAGAGTTGGATAAGTCATGGGAGATACTGGATCAAGAAGCAATGGCTCTGAAATCCAAAAACTCATCTATcaatgaagaaatcagaaaagaacCACCAAAAGGTAGAAAGCCCCTTGAAAAGTGTAGTGATCTGAAGGAACTAAATGAAACAGGGATGTGTGGAAATTCGTCAAGACGATGGTCCTTCTATGCTATGCATCTAACTAATATGGTAACATATGATCGTGTTTGGGTTGTGCTCCGAAGGGGTCTGACAATGGATACAAAAGTCATTCTGAACATGCTGGGCAAAAACAATAAT GCTATTAGACATTGTAACTACTGCAGCAATAAATCACATGAGGAAATTAAGGATGATCTCTGCAATTTTAAGCTGAATGTCTCACAGCTTGATGCAATAGCAAGTTGTATTTCAGCAAGTAATTGTTGTCATAGATCTTCTGTGGGGCTAGTTTGGGGCCCGCCTGGCACAGGTAAAACTACAACACTTGCAGTAACGTTACACATGCTTCTGATGAAGAAACAGAGAATTCTTGCATGTGCTCCAACCAACATGGCTGTCTTGCAAATAGCTTCTCGTCTTATTGGGTTGATTGAGGACTTCTCTCTAAGCCATCATTACTCCTTTGGTGACATCATTTTATATGGCAACAAGGACCGTCTGCACATTGGCAATGAGTTGTCAAAAATATATTTGGATGATCGTGTCAGGAAGTTGCTGAGGTGCTTTAACCGAGAAGTTGGGTGGAAGCATTGCGTGGATTCTGTCCTAAAATTCCTAAAACATTGCACTTCTAGGTACAAACTGTCCCTAGATATACAATCAAGCAGCGACGAATGCAGCCCTACTTTTAAGAAGTATTTTACAAGTAACTTCAGCAGTTTAGCAAAAGAATTGGTAGCTTGTATTGATACATTCTTCGACCATCTTCCAGCGAATACCCTAGGCAAGAACTTTGACAAGATGATGTTTGTGAAAAGTTTGGTCAATAAAGTGCAGCAGTTATTCTGTGCAGATGATCTCTCTGATGATTATCTTTTTACAATCTTCAAGCCCTCCGATGAACTTTCTGACCCTTCTATTGGTCATCATGACCtgacagatgatgcaaccgaggatCTTCCTGACCATGACATCTCTCTAGATAACCCTTCGGAGATAAACTCTATATGTATTAAAACCCTGATGGATCTTTCAAAAATGCGGTTTCCTTGTGAAGAGAATGAATCTTCGATCAGGGACTTGTGTTTGAAGCAAGCAAAACTCATATTTTGCACTGCTTCTGGTTCGTTTGAGTTGTTCAGGCTGCAAGGTGTGATGCCTATAAGCATCTTGGTTATTGACGAGGCAGCACAGCTAAAAGAATCTGAATCGCTGGTTCCTCTCTTGCTTCCAGGAATAGAACATGTTTTACTAATTGGGGATGAAAACCAGCTATCATCATTGGTAAAGAGCAAG ATTGCTAAAGATGCCGACTTTGGACGAAGCCTCTACGAGAGATTGTGTACAATGGGTTACACCAAGCACTTGCTGGAAGTACAATATAGAATGCACCCTTGCATTAATAAATTTCCGAATGCCAACTTTTATGGTAACCGAATTTTGGATGGTCCCAGTGTCAAACAGAAAGATTATACCAAGAATTATCTCTCTGGAAGTATTTATGGTGCTTATTCATTCATTCACATTGAAAATGATATGGAAATGCTTGATGACCTTGGCCAGAGTTCAAAAAATATGATTGAGGTTGCTGTAGCAGCCAATATCATCGAAAGACTTGCGAAAG AATGCTGGGAGAAGAGGCAGAGAACCAGTGTTGGTGTAATATCTCCGTATACTGCCCAAGTGATGGCAATGCAAGAAATAATTGGAAGAAAGTTTGAGAAACATGAGTTTCTGTCTGTTACAGTAAAATCTATCGATGGATTTCAAGGTGGTGAGGAAGACATAATATTAATTTCAACAGTTAGGTCCAACAAAGATGGGAAAGTAGGTTTTCTCTCTGATGCTGGAAGAATTAATGTGGCTTTGACAAGAGCAAA GCACTGCCTTTGGATCCTTGGAAATGGAGCCACTTTGCTTGCAAGCAATTCAGTATGGGCAGAATTAGTCAATGATTCGAAAAAACGTGGATGTTTCTTTGATGCTCTCAAGGACAAGCATTTAGCAGAAACAATGAGGCTTGCAATCAAG AGAAATGGCCGCACAATTGATGCAGCTGGAGTGTCATCATGGTTATTAAGGGCAAGGATAAGACAGAGTCAGCTTCCAGGTTCTGGTGGTGCACGGAGCATAAATAATTGGCAACCAAACGGCCATGATTTGCGACCAAATTCTTGTCACCCAAACAGACCTATTTTTGTACCTTCTAGAGAGGACATTCACAGAACACACTTTCAGCAGCACAGAAGAACCTTTTATGGTGGTGACTACAATAATCAATCACGAGGTATCCCTGTTGATCAATACTGGCCCAACAGGTACAGACCTTCCTGTGACAAACATGGTGCTCCTGAAGGGTTTAGAGGACATGTTGAGCGGCATCCCGAGCAGCACTATCATAGCAGAACTGATCAAGAACCCTTGTGCAGTACTTCTCGAACAGCCAATGGCAGGTTTACTCCTGGATCAGTTCGGAGGACAGAATCACACAACCAAACTAGTATTCTTGGTGCATGGCAGCAACATTCAGGAGATCACTGCAACAGGGACTTTCAGAACAGGACTGGTTATCCGTTATGGCCAGCTTCTTCGCAAAGAAGGTTCAGTTCATATGGAAATGCTGATCCTCACCTTTGGAGTATGAACAAAGAGAAGCGGCTAGGTAATCATCCACGAAGAGCACCATACACATACAGGGGGCAAGCACCCCACCAGGGAGTTGGTGGCCGAGGTAGAGACGTGCCTTCATTTCATGAGAGAGCAACTAGGGGTGTCCGGCATGAGCATGCCAATAACAATCGGATGAAAGAACCTCATTGTTGGGGGCAGAATAGCAGTTCTGAAGCTGTGTCCCATGATTTGCCAGTTGCTGAGCAACGAGGGGTGAAAAGAGACTGGCGCAAGGCAGAAGCGTCAGATTCACCTCACCAAGACAACTTAAAAATAAGACTTGCTGTCGAGAGTGCAGATGAACCTCACTGTGAAGCGCAGGATGGCAGCTCTGGAGCTGCATCCCACAGACTTGCAGTTCCTGAGCAGCCTGAACGAGAGGGATGTAAACCAGAATCATCATATTCACCCCGGCAGGACAACACACTAGTGAGGCCCGAAAGTTCAGATCAACCGCATGGTAAACTGCAGGATACCAGTGCCGGAGCCGCTCCCTATGAATTGCCTGCTCCTGATCAGCCTGAGATGAAACGAGAGGAGTGTGAAGCAGAACCGCCAGTTTCATCCCGCCAGGACAACACAGAAGCAAGCCCCGAAAGTTTAGATGAACCGCACTGTCAGTCAGAGGACACCTGTTCTGGAGCCGCTAGCCCCCAACTGCCTGTTCCTGAGCTGGGACGCATGGATATAGACTCGTGCGAAGCAGAAGCAACCATTATACCTGACATTAACATACCACTTGAACTGCCTGCTCCTGATCAGCCTGAGATGAAACAAGATGAGTGTGAAGCAGAATTGCCGGTTTCATCCCGGCAGGACAACACAGAAGCAAGCCCAGAAAGTTTAGATGAACCGCATTGTCAGTCAGAGGAAGCCGCTACCCTCCAACCGCCTGTGCCTGAGCTGGGACGCATGGACATAGACTTGTGCGAAGCAGAAGCAACCGTTATACCTGACATTAACATATCACTGGAGAGCGTAGAAGCAGATAGCTAG